In Candidatus Methylarchaceae archaeon HK02M2, the DNA window ATTCAAGTTCACAGTTAAGACACCCAGCACCTTTACACATGAAAGAGAAAAGTTTGAAGAGACTCTAGAGCCCTACAAGAAGAGCATTGATCCCCTCTTTCGAAAAGGCATGCTCGCATGCATACTCGCACAGTTCCCTTACTCTTTTAAATATTCCACAGAAAATCTTGATTACGTTTCGGAAGTTACTATGAGCCTTGAAGCTCCATCCTGTGTAGAATTTAGGCATATCAGTTGGCAGAATGAGAAAGTAGTTAACCATTTAAGAGATAGAGGGATAGGTTTTGTCAACGTAGATCTTCCAAAGCTACCAGGCTTGCCCAGACCGAGTTCAACAACAACATCCGACGAGATTGCATACGTTAGGTTTCACGGAAGAGTAGATGCAAAAACATGGTGGCATCCTCCAGAACCTCATGAAAGATATAACTATGAATACTCGATTGATGAACTCAAAGAATGGGTTCCAAGTATAATGAAACTGAAAGGAGAAGCTAAAGACCTCTATATTATGTTCAATAACCACTATCAAGGAAGAGCAGTTAGATCTGCTGAAGCGATGACGAAGCTTCTTCCAAAAGAAGATTTGGCCACGATAAAAGTACCACAAAGAACATTATTTTGAAGTTAGGGAAGATTTATTGTAATATATAGTATAGTATAGCATATTAATGTATTATGAAAGCGAAATCTTACGTTTCTGATGGGACATTATGCTCTTTTAAACGAATGTAATAAAATTTATATAGATGAACCCCAATGCGTTAAGCTATCACTTTTTAAAAAGTAATATTGTGAGAATGAAATCTAGTGTTCTGATTAAAGATGATCCCCAAACAAAGTTTCTCTAACTTAGATGAGCGCCTTAGATACTGCCCCCTGTGTGGGAGGCGTTCTATCCTAGAGGATAATATACGTGGAGAGCTACTCTGCAGTAATTGTGGTTATATAATTAAAGAAAGTGAAATTGATCCTAGCCCAGAATGGAGGGCTTTCACGAAAGAAGATAGGGATGCAAAAGCTAGGGTCGGCATGCCTTCATCTTTGGCAATTCATGATAAAGGCCTTGCTACAAAATTAGGTTATGGAAAAGTAGACGCTTCTGGTAGACGATTTACACCTCAAGAAAGAGCAAGGGTCAAGAGAATGCAGATGTGGGATAGGAGGAGTCAGATGCAAGTACCTATGTATAGCAATCTTGAGAAAGCTTTCTTTATACTTAATGGATCGGCTGATAAACTGGGAGTAGGTCACAATGTCGTTGAGGAAGCAGCCTACATCTACAGAAAAGCCTTGAAGAAAAATCTGATAAAAGGGCGTTCCATCTCAGCCCTAATAGCTGCCTCACTTTACGCTGCATGTAGAGAGACCCATACGCCTAGAACCCTTAAGGATGTAGCAAAAGCGAGTGGAGTCGTGAAAAAGGACGTTGCTAGAAGTTATCGACTCCTTCATAGAGAATTAAACTTTAAAATGCCTGTAACCGATTCAAGGAAATGCGTTACAAGAATAGCCAGCAAAGCTGGAATCCCCGAGAAGACTGCTAGAAAAGCCATGGGAATACTCGAGGATGCAAAGACAACAGGTATGTCAGCTGGAAAAGGTCCCATGGGGCAAGCAGGTGCAGCATTATATGTGTCCTGTCTTCTTGACGACGTAAATGTAACTCAGAAGGAAATTGCGGATGCTGCCGGTGTTACAGAGGTTACCATCAGAAATCGGTATAAAACCCTAAAGAATAGGGCTAAAAAGTAAAATCAAAGTTAATTGCTAGATAGTAGCAAGATTAACATTAATTTTTAATTACGCATATCTCCAATCATTTGTCGGGTCAATCTAATTTATTGATATATCCACAACGAATACACTTGAAGCCGTTTATTCCTGAAGAGATCTTTGAGCTTCCACAGACAGGACATTTCTTAGGGTAGTCCATTTTTGATAAATTCCGATAATTTGGCTACTATATTAACATAAAAGGGCTGAGAGGAACTTCTTCCAGCAATACTGGCAATACTCTTCACCTTTCTTATATAGCTCGGTGGGAGAGTTGGAATAGTGCATCACGCAGTCCCACCTATTACAATGGGGTAAGCCTAAGGCATGACCCAGCTCATGAATTAGAACCTTTGCATACTGCTTTTCGAAGAAAGACCTTCCTTCACTAGAATAACGGATGATTTCTTGCACACCCTTCCAAAAGCTGGGGTATATTCGAGCAGACGATATCAATGCTGATCCAAGTGTGGCTAAGCCAAAAATATAATTCGTTCCACCCGTATAGATGTCCGTTGATGTCAGTAAAACAACGATATCACTTACTCCTACTTGAATTTGAAGACCAGCTTGAATGAGGGCATCAGCTAGATATTGCTTTCCAAAAGCAGTATTTCGGGAAGGAAACTCATTTAGGTTCAGAACTCTTTCTGGCAGCTCGAAATATGCGTATTCTTTGAATCTTTTATATACAGAGAGGGCGAAGTTTAGATCGATCTGCGATACTTCACTTGTAGGAATGATCGTTATCTTGAATTTATGCAAATTCAAATTGATTACCTGCCTTATTAATTAGCGAACGCCTAGGCATTATCAGAATATCTATGGTTGGTTATTTTAGTCATATTTTTAATATCAAGAAACTAAAGATTCATCGGATTAATAAATTAAATGAATCAGGAAAAATTTAAAGAACCAGAACAAATCAAACACAATCTGGATTTTCCAAATATTCGATTGTTATTTTCGATTCAAATAAATATAGATTATTTCATTGTTTCTATGACTTTTTGATAGAAGAGAATACAGAAAGGTTATAAAAAGAAAAAGGGAAAGACAACCGTCCCTAGCCGCTTACAGAAGTGTCAAGTTTCTGAAATTTGTAGGGATTATGGCTGTCATACTCATTCATCATCACCGATTCATTCTATACCTTCAGCAGTGGGGAGCCTATCTTCTATAGGCAACTCTGGGAACTTATCTCTCATCCTCTGCTCTGCTACAATTGAAGCTTCTGATATTATTCTTTCGGCATCTTCATTAGCTGTATCGAAGTTTAGTGTGCGATCTTCTACTTGTCCTGCTTCTACAAGGATGCTGCTTAGCAGATTATTGATCTCCCCCATTTCATGATCAGCTTCTGGAATTACATTACTAAGGCCTGACTTCACATTTCTTATGACGGCCATTGCAGGAGTAAGTGTTACGACTACATCACCGAGCTCCTGTACAGTGTTCAGACGTAATACTATCTGCTCGAGGGCGATTTTAGCCTGTGTAGCCATCCTGTTCATCTTTCTTATTTCTGCGAGTTCATTTGCAAACATCGATGCATGTGGCATATCATGTTTTTGAATAGCCATAACTATCGTCTTGAATATGGAATTATCTTTATTCTCTAATTTTGTAGTAATGGAATCGAGCTTGGAGATCTGGACTTTGATCTGCCTTACAGCTGCGTCTAGCCTTGGCTTCAGAGGTCCTGCTGGCCTTATGGTTCCCTTGATTCTTTGACCAATCGTTGGAGATGATGATTTCTTCCATCTATCTGCAAATTGTGGCATTTCCTTTCAACATCTTTAAGATGCTAGTAGTCTGTGATAATAAGAAAAATGGTATAGAAATTTATATCTAATAGTGAAATCATATCCGAAATTTAAAAATAAGATTCAATCTAATTAATGGCTGGAGTGTAGTCTCCTAGATTAAGGTCTTTGCACCGCTCTACATCGTCATAGTACGTGCATTAATTGTATGTAACTAGGACTATAATCCTAACTTCCTTTTAGTTTCCGGACTTTCAAGTCTCTTTAAGAATAAATTTAATGTATCAGTTATAACTTCTTGATTCTTTTTATAACATTCATCATTCGGTCTTTCTGTATTGCAGCAAATCTCTGATGCTTCATTGAGCTTTCCTAAAACTTCCTTGAACTCTTTTTCTGATAATGAATTTACAGTTACATATGATCTAAGACTTGCCATTGATGATACCTTCGATTCTCTAAACCTACTTTCTTCTTTTAGCGCATAACAAGTTTTACAATGATCTGAAGATGCATAAATAGAGGCCAAGGGCGAAATAATTGTGATGATTATTTCTGACATATCTTGTTGAAATGTATGTTGATTATTTAAGCTTGATGTGAAAATCTAATTTAACTGTTCATTTCGTTACTAATATGCGGTCGCCGGGATTCGAACCCGGGTTGCCAGCGTGGCAGGCTTCCATACCTACTAGGTTTGATGTCCTAGACCAGACTAGACGACGACCGCATCTGTCCATGATCCTTATCAGGACAATGGGACATTTAGCATTATTATATGAGGTAATTTAAAGTTTCTGAAAGTGATTATTTTAATTTACGTTAAGTCGACATTTTATTATAAAACTTAAATAAAAAAACTACGATATTCCAAATTTCTTTTAGAATGTATTAGAATAGGATTAAATCTTTGATTTTGCTTTTCCTTTATTAAATATCATTAACGAAAAATGTAATAGAGTAGAAGATCAAGAGATAAGAATTATGCCTAAAATGACTACGATCATAGAGAAACGTATTAGAGATATTCTAGCCAAACGTTATGGTAAAATTTTTCCATCGGATGTAAAAAGAAGAACGCTTCTAATCGGGAAAATGCCTTATAGATTTGATATAGTAAGTGAGGATAAGACGATAGTAGGTGAGATAAAATCTGTAAGTATAACTAACGAAAAAGCTTACAGAACTACAAGGGCTAAGAGGGTTTTAGCTGACTGTTACTTTCTCGATAAGGTAGAAGCTAGGGAAAAGATGCTCGTCCTAACCGACAAAGAATTTCATGATCGTTTTAAGTCTGATTTCGAAACAGTTGTTAAACCTATCAAGATAATGTACTTTGATGTCGAAGAGTGAAGAATGGTCTTTTGGAAAAGGAAATATTATGGTACTATAGTATTTTTTTATTTACCTACTTGCCTATTTTTATTCTAGAAATTGATAAAAGTTTGACTTTTTAAGGTATAGAATGTAAATTCCATTCACTTTTCAGTTATTACTTAATTAAGGTTAAGTGTAGACTTAAGTTAAAATTGTTTGAACCTCTTACTTATACAATCTCATATAGAAAAATCTAATTTGAACAAATATATTACACATTTACAAACTTCAAGATTTCTGCCTTATTTATGCTCCCTTCCCTTATCACTTTTGGATTTCTGCCTGTGAAATCTACCACGGTCGACTCTTTTCCAAGAAGTGTTGGTCCTCCATCAACCATTACATCAAAGCCTCCTTTTAATTCCTTCAGAACTTCAGCAGGTGTTCTTGGAGATTTTGATCCAGACTTGTTGGCACTTGTGCCCACTAAACTTCCACCACAAAGCTCTATTAGTCTCTTTGCACCTGAATGATCCGGTATTCTAACTCCGAGTTTATCACTACTACATGTGAGAATCTGAGGTAAAGTCTCATCCCTCTTTTTAGCAATTATTGTCAAAGGTCCCGGCCAGAAATTTGAAATTAATTCTAGCTTACCTTTGTCAAGGAAGACGAGCTTCTCTACTGTTTCCATGTTGGAGCATAGAATGGGGAGAGGTTTACATTCCCTTGATTTCAGTTCGAAGACCCTCCTAATTGCATTTGAATCGTACGGATCACATCCTAAACCATACACCGTATCCGTTGGATAGACGACAAGTTTGCCCTTTTTTACGAGCTCTGAAGCTTTGATCAAGCCTTCTTCAGTACACTTGACAATCAATCTATACAAGCTTAATTTATGCTATTGGGATTTATTGGTTTTGCCTTTTTGATTGATTTTATAATGAACAACCTAAAATACAGCGCCCTCAATCATTATCCTATCTCTCTTAAGGGTTATGACAGGCAGACCAATGGCTCTTAACTTCCTTCTGAGTTCAGCATCCATAGTAGCCACGATCAACTTTTTCTCCAAAGCGCACTCAAGTATCCTATCGTCGACAGTGCCTTCACTAGTATAATCAATGTGCTCAAGTTTTCTTGCAAAGTTTAATGCTAATTTGGCAAATTTTGACCTCTTGATCGACGATCCCTTACTTATCGCTTCAAGCTCTTTGATCGTGTCTTTAAGAAGAAATAATTCAGCCTTTCCGAGAGCATCTTCCATTTCTCTAATAGAGGTCAAAGGCTTACTGGCCAATAACAGAATAAAACTCGCATCTAGTAATACTTTTGCCATATTAACTACTTGATTACTCCCGACCCAATTAAACGCCATCTATCCTCGATTCTTCGGCTTATTGCTGTCCTACTATTATTTGGTGCGCAAACAGGTCTCTTCAATTTAACCTCAATGATATCGTCTCTAATTGAAGATACGGTCCCAAGGGTGACAGCTGTGCCTATGTTCAACCTGATCGCCTCATTCATCTTGATCTTTTCAATTTTGACCAATTCTAGAACGCCAACAGCAACTTCAAAAAGAGAGACATCCAGAGTGACTTTATCATGAATAGGTGGGAGCAAATCGGGTTTGCCCAAGACTTGACCCACAAGAGCATCCCCTTTTGTCATATACGGGTCTAATTTCGTTCCAACGGCAATAAGACCACCAGGCTTCACATTCTCTACCAGACCAGAACTCGTCCCTAAACTCACTACTGAGCTTGAGATCGGATCGTAATTAGAGGTACGTTTATTGAAAACTCCAGGCCTTAGCTCTATCTCATCATTTAACTCTATCTTGCCCTCGAGTAGTGAGCCACCTATTACCCCGCCCTTCAGACCATCAACAGACATTCCTGGTCTATTTATATCGAATGATCTTAAAACATACATCAAAGGAGATGTATTGAGATCTCTCTCAGGTGTAGGGATGTATTTTTCTATTGCTTCTATGACTGCATCGATATTCAGCCTTTGCTGAGTTGAGACCGGTATTATCGGGACATCTTGTGAAAGAGTTTCAGATATATACGACTTTATTTTTTCAAAATTTGATAATGCTTCCTCTTCAGATACAAGGTCTACCTTGTTTTGAGCTATAACCAAGTGCCTTAAGCCCAGCATCTGTAATGCTGATAGATGCTCTCTTGTCTGGGGTCGAGGGACATCTTCATCGGCGGCTATTACGAATAGTGAACCATCCATTACTGCAGCGCCTGAGAGCATGTTTGTCATAAGGGATTCATGGCCTGGACAATCGACAAAACTTACTACTCTTGATAATTCACTTTTATTACTACAATTAGGGCATTTTGAGGATGTTGAATAGTTTAAGGGAGGAGGGCATGAAGGGCATCTGTAGAAAGCAGCATCTGCATAACCGACTTTAATCGTTATTCCACGTTTCAGTTCTTCGCTGTGAGAACTGGCCCATATTCCTGTTATAGCCTCTACTAATGTGGTCTTTCCATGATCCACATGCCCTGCTGTTCCAATGTTTATCTCCGATTGTCTAGGTATCTTTTCCAATTTCATTTTCCTTTTTTGTTGTCTTTATCAATATGCCATTTACTTGATAAATCTCTTCAGTTATCGTGTTTCCCCTAACAAGCTTTCTGCGCCTTTCTCCCTTATTTTTCGGTCTAAAGCCTACTCCCTTGGTTAAAAGAACGTACTTTTTAACACCTCCCTGAACATCGCTCCTCATTGGAAATCCAGCTCGATCACTGCCTCCAGTGATCTTTACCTTCCCATCAAGCTCCAAGACTGAGGCATCGATTTCATCGCCTATCTTGAGCCCTACAAGGGCACGAGCTTGAGGATCTTTGAGCTCATACACATTCGATTTACCTGTTTCTTGATCCGAAACTATCAGCTTAAAAGTAGGCATATCTACTACCGACACTCTTTTTTTATTGAACTAATAAATCTTTTAAGATAATTTAGGAATACTTGGAATATCTGCTATCTAGTTTGATAACATAAGAGGTAAAAAAAGCATAGGTTTAGTTACCCTTTCCAATTAATAAGCCCAGAGAGGCGTACCCTTTCTTTTCACTTCGATAATTTCGTTTAATGTTTCAATCT includes these proteins:
- a CDS encoding DUF72 domain-containing protein, whose translation is MIWIGTSGYSFADWKGEFYPKSLKQKDFLRYYSRFFSVVEIDSTYYRIPHPKMFLALMKKVPREFKFTVKTPSTFTHEREKFEETLEPYKKSIDPLFRKGMLACILAQFPYSFKYSTENLDYVSEVTMSLEAPSCVEFRHISWQNEKVVNHLRDRGIGFVNVDLPKLPGLPRPSSTTTSDEIAYVRFHGRVDAKTWWHPPEPHERYNYEYSIDELKEWVPSIMKLKGEAKDLYIMFNNHYQGRAVRSAEAMTKLLPKEDLATIKVPQRTLF
- the tfb gene encoding transcription initiation factor IIB (stabilizes TBP binding to an archaeal box-A promoter; responsible for recruiting RNA polymerase II to the pre-initiation complex) — encoded protein: MIPKQSFSNLDERLRYCPLCGRRSILEDNIRGELLCSNCGYIIKESEIDPSPEWRAFTKEDRDAKARVGMPSSLAIHDKGLATKLGYGKVDASGRRFTPQERARVKRMQMWDRRSQMQVPMYSNLEKAFFILNGSADKLGVGHNVVEEAAYIYRKALKKNLIKGRSISALIAASLYAACRETHTPRTLKDVAKASGVVKKDVARSYRLLHRELNFKMPVTDSRKCVTRIASKAGIPEKTARKAMGILEDAKTTGMSAGKGPMGQAGAALYVSCLLDDVNVTQKEIADAAGVTEVTIRNRYKTLKNRAKK
- a CDS encoding archaemetzincin, with the translated sequence MNLHKFKITIIPTSEVSQIDLNFALSVYKRFKEYAYFELPERVLNLNEFPSRNTAFGKQYLADALIQAGLQIQVGVSDIVVLLTSTDIYTGGTNYIFGLATLGSALISSARIYPSFWKGVQEIIRYSSEGRSFFEKQYAKVLIHELGHALGLPHCNRWDCVMHYSNSPTELYKKGEEYCQYCWKKFLSALLC
- a CDS encoding Snf7 family protein — encoded protein: MPQFADRWKKSSSPTIGQRIKGTIRPAGPLKPRLDAAVRQIKVQISKLDSITTKLENKDNSIFKTIVMAIQKHDMPHASMFANELAEIRKMNRMATQAKIALEQIVLRLNTVQELGDVVVTLTPAMAVIRNVKSGLSNVIPEADHEMGEINNLLSSILVEAGQVEDRTLNFDTANEDAERIISEASIVAEQRMRDKFPELPIEDRLPTAEGIE
- a CDS encoding threonylcarbamoyl-AMP synthase, coding for MIVKCTEEGLIKASELVKKGKLVVYPTDTVYGLGCDPYDSNAIRRVFELKSRECKPLPILCSNMETVEKLVFLDKGKLELISNFWPGPLTIIAKKRDETLPQILTCSSDKLGVRIPDHSGAKRLIELCGGSLVGTSANKSGSKSPRTPAEVLKELKGGFDVMVDGGPTLLGKESTVVDFTGRNPKVIREGSINKAEILKFVNV
- a CDS encoding translation initiation factor IF-2 subunit gamma, yielding MKLEKIPRQSEINIGTAGHVDHGKTTLVEAITGIWASSHSEELKRGITIKVGYADAAFYRCPSCPPPLNYSTSSKCPNCSNKSELSRVVSFVDCPGHESLMTNMLSGAAVMDGSLFVIAADEDVPRPQTREHLSALQMLGLRHLVIAQNKVDLVSEEEALSNFEKIKSYISETLSQDVPIIPVSTQQRLNIDAVIEAIEKYIPTPERDLNTSPLMYVLRSFDINRPGMSVDGLKGGVIGGSLLEGKIELNDEIELRPGVFNKRTSNYDPISSSVVSLGTSSGLVENVKPGGLIAVGTKLDPYMTKGDALVGQVLGKPDLLPPIHDKVTLDVSLFEVAVGVLELVKIEKIKMNEAIRLNIGTAVTLGTVSSIRDDIIEVKLKRPVCAPNNSRTAISRRIEDRWRLIGSGVIK
- a CDS encoding 30S ribosomal protein S6e, whose protein sequence is MPTFKLIVSDQETGKSNVYELKDPQARALVGLKIGDEIDASVLELDGKVKITGGSDRAGFPMRSDVQGGVKKYVLLTKGVGFRPKNKGERRRKLVRGNTITEEIYQVNGILIKTTKKENEIGKDT